A window from Hymenobacter volaticus encodes these proteins:
- a CDS encoding CHRD domain-containing protein: protein MNGSQERPTPNPSTAYGSGFVSMDRDQSNVHFSLAWGGLSGPVTGGHFHSGLRNQAGPVIFDLSPFYTPSGNTAISAQGFWQPTGNVAPNATANFTARRALQFRRDSIYANIHTAMYPNGEIRGQVLRGARDLSVVLSNQPAALVAETFGYYPNPFKETITLSFESRATGVATVKVADLLGRTVATKPVQVRVGANQPQLDLPGIAPGVYLITVDVAGSRIVSRVVKE from the coding sequence ATGAATGGCTCGCAGGAGCGGCCTACGCCCAATCCGAGTACTGCCTATGGTTCCGGCTTCGTGAGCATGGACCGTGACCAGAGCAACGTGCACTTCAGTTTGGCATGGGGTGGGCTCAGCGGGCCCGTTACGGGCGGGCACTTTCATAGCGGCCTTCGTAACCAAGCAGGCCCGGTAATATTCGATCTGAGCCCTTTCTACACTCCGAGTGGCAACACAGCTATTTCGGCCCAAGGTTTCTGGCAGCCTACCGGCAACGTTGCGCCCAATGCTACAGCCAACTTCACGGCTCGGAGAGCCCTGCAATTCCGCCGCGACAGTATCTATGCCAACATCCACACGGCTATGTACCCTAACGGTGAAATTCGGGGCCAGGTATTGCGCGGAGCCCGCGACCTGAGCGTTGTGCTTAGCAATCAACCGGCCGCTCTCGTGGCCGAAACGTTTGGCTACTATCCCAATCCTTTCAAGGAAACCATTACTCTTTCTTTCGAGTCGCGGGCTACTGGTGTTGCAACCGTGAAAGTGGCTGACTTGCTAGGCCGAACCGTGGCTACCAAGCCTGTCCAAGTGCGGGTGGGTGCCAACCAACCGCAGCTCGATTTGCCCGGTATAGCCCCTGGTGTGTACCTAATTACGGTTGACGTAGCTGGCTCTCGCATCGTGAGCCGGGTAGTGAAAGAATAA
- a CDS encoding RagB/SusD family nutrient uptake outer membrane protein — MNGNTNYKIWTYLRGTTSVEPSGATNTGFYLRKAIDPRLGVNDVQYAGTDWIELRYAEVLLNLAEAACGVNNIAEAYTQLKAIRQRAGIEAGTDGNYGLQANMNRAQMFDAILYERQIELAFEGKRFWDLRRWKKVESLNGKRREALIITLKTTGVPADFATTRDNLDIDQVYTNYFTLAPRVLDTRYAINWKSPYYFFAIPQQSIDNNPQLIQNNTWGGAFDPLQ; from the coding sequence CTGAACGGCAACACCAACTATAAGATCTGGACCTACCTCCGAGGCACTACCAGCGTAGAGCCATCGGGCGCCACCAACACCGGCTTCTACTTGCGCAAAGCCATTGACCCGAGACTAGGCGTCAACGATGTACAATACGCTGGCACCGACTGGATCGAGCTTCGCTATGCGGAAGTGCTGCTCAACTTGGCCGAAGCGGCCTGTGGTGTCAATAATATCGCCGAGGCGTACACGCAACTCAAAGCCATTCGGCAGCGGGCAGGCATTGAAGCCGGTACCGATGGTAATTACGGCCTGCAAGCGAATATGAACCGGGCGCAGATGTTTGATGCCATCTTATATGAGCGGCAAATAGAGTTGGCTTTCGAAGGTAAGCGCTTCTGGGACCTGCGTCGTTGGAAAAAGGTGGAAAGCCTCAATGGCAAACGCCGTGAAGCCCTTATCATCACACTGAAAACCACTGGTGTGCCTGCCGATTTCGCCACCACCCGCGACAATCTCGATATCGACCAAGTGTATACCAACTATTTCACTCTTGCTCCCAGAGTACTAGACACCCGCTACGCCATCAACTGGAAGTCCCCTTACTACTTCTTCGCCATCCCGCAGCAGTCTATCGACAACAACCCGCAGCTAATCCAGAACAATACCTGGGGTGGCGCCTTCGACCCGCTGCAATAA
- a CDS encoding RagB/SusD family nutrient uptake outer membrane protein has protein sequence MKITRIATLLAFSASVLTMAGCKDTLDKIDLTTANEDLVFQNEQLAFLNLSYIYDQNLPNWFGQTSIGIGATNPSILSEESYGESKYFEGTIVQNDVTDIGTAIGATTNYGKIRTINTFIRGLERSPISAQPRNQLKGEALFFRAYRYFDLVRVYGGVPLVLTPLQAVGEEARNEAYLPRNSTTECFNQITADLDSAIAYLPGKWTATGTWGRITSGAAAAFKARVLLYAASPQFNPSDEATRWQKAFAASQQARTLLTANGFRLHTSFDQLWFEEQNNPEAVLVTSYNTALGTQNKKSNEYDNGTRPSYTGTRGGSNRPTWDLVQAFPMLDGKKRGESTKYPYSQQLFYKNRDPRFNKTIAYNGRIGP, from the coding sequence ATGAAAATCACTCGCATAGCTACCCTATTGGCTTTTTCGGCTTCCGTGCTGACCATGGCAGGCTGCAAGGATACCCTCGACAAAATTGACCTCACCACCGCCAACGAAGACCTGGTTTTCCAGAACGAGCAACTGGCGTTCCTCAACCTGAGCTACATCTACGACCAAAACCTACCGAACTGGTTTGGCCAAACCAGCATTGGTATTGGGGCCACCAACCCCAGCATCTTGTCGGAGGAATCGTATGGAGAAAGCAAGTACTTCGAGGGGACTATCGTCCAAAACGACGTAACGGATATTGGTACTGCCATAGGTGCTACCACCAACTACGGTAAGATCCGCACTATCAACACGTTCATCCGGGGCCTCGAACGGTCACCGATTTCCGCCCAGCCCCGTAATCAGCTTAAAGGAGAAGCGCTTTTCTTCCGTGCTTACCGCTATTTCGACTTGGTACGAGTGTACGGCGGCGTACCGTTGGTACTCACTCCGCTACAAGCTGTAGGCGAAGAAGCACGCAACGAAGCGTATCTGCCGCGTAATTCCACCACCGAGTGCTTCAACCAAATCACCGCCGACCTGGATTCAGCCATTGCGTATCTGCCCGGTAAGTGGACGGCCACTGGCACCTGGGGCCGCATTACGAGCGGAGCCGCCGCGGCCTTTAAGGCGCGGGTACTGCTCTACGCCGCCAGCCCGCAGTTCAACCCTTCCGATGAAGCAACCAGGTGGCAAAAGGCTTTCGCCGCCAGCCAGCAGGCTCGGACGCTGCTAACCGCCAATGGCTTCCGTCTCCACACCTCTTTCGACCAATTGTGGTTTGAAGAACAAAACAACCCGGAGGCCGTGCTGGTAACCAGCTACAACACCGCCCTTGGCACCCAAAACAAGAAGAGCAACGAGTACGACAATGGTACCCGGCCTTCTTATACCGGTACCAGAGGCGGTTCCAACCGGCCCACTTGGGATTTGGTGCAAGCCTTCCCCATGCTCGACGGCAAAAAGCGGGGCGAATCAACCAAGTACCCGTACAGCCAGCAGTTGTTCTACAAAAACCGGGACCCGCGGTTCAATAAAACCATTGCCTACAACGGGCGAATTGGCCCCTGA
- a CDS encoding SusC/RagA family TonB-linked outer membrane protein — protein sequence MTRFVPQLPTRPLSPSQQAAYALLAGFLLSAGVASATTSTATSAPHPAASEAFMNLTGTVRDAKGEGIPGVSVVIKGTTTGTATDAKGVFRLNVPNGNETLVFSSIGFKKQEIRVDGRTSLDIVLVDDAAALDEVVVVGYGTQSRVSLTGAVATVDMKAIEELPVGSLSTAIAGQQPGVGVSGGTARPGEKGQITVRNPVNLSKDGGTLRPLFVIDNVVRSEEDFNLLDQSEVEAISVLKDAAAAIYGARSNQGVVVVATKRGKAGPAKFSYSGSVGMSDAVRLPGMMSGLEQATYLNDYNFYRGLPATDNAIYTPDELEYFANNGTNWLKEAWKPSIVTRNALNVSGGSDRATYFASVTYNKQNGNFDNINSDKWTFRASTDVTVATGLKAGLSLSGDIFKRSTYYFKQGSESPDNDMRSLLWTPQYQAFYVDGNPAYTTPGNSNSNTIDATHFFEVQKSGNYASQRNTGLNLTANVDYELPFLKGLKARVLYSRILDNNFGKNFGTSYLVTEYRGQGEHRHIPGGDVVQQRNVRNGDIILLTPTYTDSYQFNGYLNYDQQFGRHHVSALAFFEQAETHYDEAKSSKTGIIPGGLDNIRFATGDLVVEETERESGILSYAGRINYNFANKYFAELALRYDGSTNFAPEYRWGLFPSLSAGWVLSEENFFPKGNTVNFLKIRGSVGLLGGDATKPYNWQENYQFQIGKGAVFGGNGDRTQTATPNNALANRRARWDNNEKYNVGIDARLLNNRLSFSVDGFYDHRYNMLTEIRASAPVVIGAALPSENYASVNGFGYELSVGYGDKINNDLSYQVNTFLSWNDDKQIRMDVERGKIGQWNDPTGRSSDPGVAGYKYLGMFRTQEDVDNWLAIEGNSKYTLFGDAPKPGMLYYEDVRGPKDASGNYTAPDGKITEDDETYLNRKANNHYGVGLNPSISYKGLTIQLTMGMSFGGQALVEGPARKVATATSNRPEFWADHWTSDNSTAAFPAPYTSNSYDRNSAFWYRNSLSANMRNATISYSLPSAFVSRANISSVKVYFVAVNPINFYNPYSYKTYGGAYDVYPTLRSLSLGLNVGF from the coding sequence ATGACCCGTTTCGTACCCCAACTTCCCACCCGCCCGCTTAGCCCTAGTCAGCAAGCGGCTTACGCCTTATTAGCTGGTTTTTTACTGAGTGCCGGCGTAGCTAGTGCCACGACTAGTACTGCTACGAGTGCTCCACACCCCGCCGCTTCCGAGGCCTTCATGAACCTCACCGGCACGGTGCGCGATGCCAAAGGCGAAGGCATTCCGGGCGTGAGCGTGGTGATAAAAGGGACTACCACCGGCACCGCCACCGATGCGAAGGGTGTATTCCGCCTCAACGTGCCCAACGGTAACGAAACGCTGGTTTTCAGCTCTATCGGCTTCAAAAAGCAGGAAATACGGGTGGACGGCCGCACTTCACTCGACATTGTGCTAGTGGACGACGCGGCGGCCCTCGACGAAGTGGTGGTAGTGGGCTACGGTACGCAGTCCAGAGTGAGCCTGACCGGCGCGGTGGCTACCGTGGACATGAAGGCCATTGAAGAGTTGCCGGTCGGTAGCCTTTCCACGGCCATAGCGGGACAACAGCCGGGCGTAGGCGTGAGCGGCGGCACGGCCCGCCCCGGCGAGAAAGGCCAGATTACGGTCCGTAACCCTGTGAACCTCTCCAAAGATGGTGGTACGCTTCGGCCACTCTTCGTGATTGACAACGTGGTCCGCAGTGAGGAAGACTTCAACCTGCTCGATCAGTCGGAGGTAGAAGCCATTTCGGTGCTGAAGGATGCCGCCGCCGCTATCTACGGTGCCCGCTCCAACCAGGGCGTGGTGGTGGTAGCCACCAAGCGGGGCAAAGCAGGCCCGGCCAAGTTCTCCTACAGCGGCTCGGTGGGCATGTCGGATGCGGTGCGTCTGCCAGGTATGATGAGCGGCTTAGAGCAAGCCACTTACCTTAACGACTATAATTTTTACCGGGGCCTCCCCGCCACCGACAATGCCATTTATACGCCCGATGAGCTGGAATACTTCGCCAACAATGGCACCAATTGGCTGAAGGAAGCGTGGAAACCATCTATCGTTACGCGCAACGCGCTGAACGTAAGTGGCGGCAGCGACCGGGCTACGTACTTCGCCAGCGTGACGTACAACAAGCAGAACGGCAACTTCGACAACATCAACTCCGACAAGTGGACGTTCCGGGCCAGCACCGACGTGACCGTAGCTACTGGCCTGAAGGCGGGTCTCTCGCTGAGCGGCGACATATTCAAGCGGAGCACGTACTACTTCAAGCAGGGCTCGGAGAGCCCAGACAACGACATGAGGTCGTTGCTCTGGACGCCCCAGTATCAAGCTTTTTATGTGGATGGCAACCCGGCCTACACCACGCCCGGAAATAGCAACTCAAATACCATCGATGCTACGCACTTCTTTGAGGTGCAGAAGTCGGGCAACTATGCTTCGCAACGCAATACCGGCCTGAACCTGACGGCCAACGTTGACTACGAACTTCCTTTTCTGAAAGGCCTGAAGGCCCGGGTGCTCTATAGCCGCATCCTCGACAACAACTTCGGCAAGAATTTCGGCACTAGCTACTTAGTAACCGAATACAGGGGCCAAGGCGAGCATCGGCACATTCCGGGAGGTGATGTGGTGCAACAGCGTAACGTCCGAAACGGGGACATCATTCTGTTAACCCCGACTTATACGGATTCATACCAGTTCAACGGGTATTTGAACTACGATCAGCAGTTTGGTCGGCACCACGTGTCGGCGTTGGCTTTCTTCGAACAAGCTGAAACGCACTACGACGAAGCCAAAAGCTCCAAGACGGGTATCATTCCGGGTGGGCTCGACAACATCCGCTTTGCAACGGGTGATCTGGTGGTCGAGGAAACGGAAAGAGAATCGGGCATCCTTTCCTACGCCGGCCGGATCAACTACAACTTCGCCAACAAGTACTTTGCCGAGCTAGCCCTGCGCTACGACGGCTCCACCAACTTTGCCCCTGAATACCGCTGGGGTTTGTTCCCATCGTTGTCGGCGGGCTGGGTGCTTTCCGAAGAAAACTTCTTCCCGAAAGGCAACACCGTCAACTTCCTGAAAATCCGTGGCTCAGTGGGCCTGCTCGGGGGAGATGCCACCAAACCCTACAACTGGCAGGAAAATTACCAGTTCCAGATTGGCAAAGGCGCGGTATTCGGCGGCAATGGCGACCGGACCCAAACCGCAACGCCCAACAACGCGCTGGCGAACCGCCGGGCACGCTGGGACAACAACGAGAAGTATAACGTGGGTATCGACGCTCGTTTGCTGAATAACCGCCTCTCATTTAGCGTGGACGGCTTCTACGACCACCGCTACAATATGCTCACCGAAATCAGGGCCTCCGCGCCGGTAGTGATTGGTGCGGCGCTGCCTTCGGAAAATTATGCCAGCGTGAATGGCTTCGGCTATGAACTATCGGTAGGCTACGGCGACAAAATCAACAACGACCTCTCGTACCAAGTGAATACGTTTCTTTCTTGGAACGACGACAAGCAGATTCGGATGGACGTGGAGCGGGGTAAGATTGGGCAGTGGAACGACCCCACTGGCCGCTCGAGCGACCCGGGCGTAGCGGGCTACAAGTACCTAGGCATGTTCCGCACCCAGGAAGATGTAGACAACTGGCTGGCCATAGAAGGCAACAGCAAGTACACCCTGTTCGGCGACGCGCCTAAGCCAGGGATGCTGTATTACGAGGACGTTCGGGGCCCCAAGGATGCGTCAGGCAACTACACCGCGCCCGATGGCAAGATTACCGAGGACGATGAAACGTACTTGAATAGGAAAGCCAACAACCACTACGGTGTCGGCCTCAACCCGAGCATCAGCTATAAAGGCCTGACTATTCAGCTGACCATGGGCATGTCGTTTGGGGGCCAAGCCTTAGTGGAAGGTCCGGCGCGCAAAGTAGCTACGGCCACTTCAAATCGCCCGGAGTTCTGGGCCGACCACTGGACTTCTGACAACTCCACCGCCGCCTTTCCAGCGCCCTACACCAGCAACAGCTACGACCGCAATTCGGCCTTCTGGTACAGAAACTCGCTGTCGGCCAACATGCGCAACGCCACCATTTCCTACTCCTTGCCCTCCGCCTTCGTGAGCCGCGCCAACATCAGCAGCGTGAAAGTCTACTTCGTAGCAGTCAACCCGATCAACTTCTACAATCCCTACAGCTACAAAACGTATGGGGGCGCCTACGATGTGTACCCGACGCTTCGGTCACTGTCGCTGGGTTTGAATGTTGGCTTCTAA
- a CDS encoding DUF3826 domain-containing protein, giving the protein MKNSLSSLLLAGFLSSACFASAQTAPPAETKEAAYTRTITERASKIVATLGELNPKTSVQVRDVIANQYRQLNDIHEKQKTQLAALKAKPQDETTKVEAAKVETETTAALDKLHAQYLKKLGRHLTTAQIEQVKDGMTYNVAPNTMRAYNEMLPNLTEAQKAQMLAWLLEAREHAMDASTSEKKHAWFGKYKGKINNYLSAAGIDMNQAGKDWQARRAAEGSK; this is encoded by the coding sequence ATGAAGAATTCATTAAGCAGTCTACTACTGGCCGGCTTCTTATCCAGCGCTTGTTTTGCTTCGGCGCAGACAGCCCCGCCGGCCGAAACCAAGGAAGCCGCTTATACCCGGACCATCACCGAGCGAGCCAGCAAGATTGTAGCTACCCTCGGTGAGTTGAACCCGAAAACTTCCGTGCAAGTGCGGGATGTCATTGCCAACCAATACCGGCAGCTCAATGACATCCATGAAAAGCAGAAAACGCAGCTGGCCGCCCTCAAAGCCAAGCCCCAAGACGAGACCACCAAAGTGGAAGCAGCCAAGGTGGAAACCGAAACCACCGCCGCGCTAGACAAGCTGCACGCGCAATACCTGAAGAAGCTTGGCCGCCACCTGACAACCGCCCAAATCGAACAGGTGAAAGACGGCATGACCTACAACGTGGCGCCCAACACCATGCGCGCTTACAACGAGATGCTGCCCAACCTGACCGAAGCCCAAAAAGCTCAGATGCTGGCGTGGCTCCTCGAAGCCCGCGAGCACGCCATGGACGCCAGCACGTCGGAGAAGAAACACGCGTGGTTCGGCAAATACAAAGGCAAAATCAACAACTACCTGTCGGCCGCGGGCATCGACATGAACCAGGCCGGCAAAGACTGGCAAGCCCGCCGTGCGGCCGAGGGCAGCAAGTAA
- a CDS encoding sugar phosphate isomerase/epimerase family protein — MPQNELTRRAFLTASALLTAKLFLPWSGAVARSKKLSYKIAVVDLMILKRQKLGALQLTKDIGADGVEVDMGGLGQRETFDSQLAKPEIRQQFLDKARELNLEICSLAMTGFYAQSFATRPTYQRMVQDCLDTMKAMNVKVAFLPLGTQGDLVKNPELRPVIVERLKVVGRMAQKAGVVVGIETALDATGEVELLREINSKHIQIYFNFSNPLKEGRDLHQELKILGRKRICQLHCTDEDGVWLQNNTRLDMKRVKQTLAEMNWEGWLVIERSRDANDARNVKKNFGANTTYLKSIFQAG; from the coding sequence ATGCCCCAAAACGAACTTACCCGTCGTGCGTTTCTTACAGCAAGCGCCTTGCTAACCGCGAAGCTATTCCTGCCATGGTCGGGGGCAGTGGCCCGGAGCAAGAAGCTGTCCTACAAGATTGCCGTGGTTGACTTGATGATTCTCAAGCGGCAGAAACTAGGCGCCTTGCAACTCACCAAAGACATCGGGGCCGATGGCGTGGAAGTGGACATGGGCGGCCTCGGCCAGCGCGAAACCTTTGACAGCCAACTCGCTAAGCCAGAAATCCGACAGCAGTTCCTCGACAAAGCGCGCGAGTTGAACCTAGAGATTTGCTCGTTGGCCATGACGGGCTTCTACGCCCAATCGTTTGCCACGCGCCCCACTTACCAGCGCATGGTGCAAGACTGCCTCGACACGATGAAGGCCATGAACGTGAAGGTAGCGTTTCTGCCCCTCGGCACGCAGGGCGACTTGGTGAAGAACCCCGAACTGCGCCCAGTCATTGTGGAGCGGCTGAAAGTAGTGGGTCGCATGGCGCAGAAAGCGGGCGTCGTGGTGGGCATCGAAACGGCGCTCGATGCCACGGGCGAAGTGGAATTGCTCCGCGAAATCAACTCCAAGCACATCCAGATCTACTTCAACTTCTCGAACCCGCTCAAGGAAGGGCGCGACTTACACCAAGAGCTTAAAATCTTGGGCCGCAAGCGCATCTGCCAACTACACTGCACCGACGAGGATGGCGTGTGGCTGCAAAACAACACCCGGCTCGACATGAAACGCGTCAAGCAGACCCTGGCCGAAATGAATTGGGAAGGCTGGCTGGTGATTGAACGCTCGCGCGATGCCAACGACGCCCGCAACGTGAAGAAGAACTTCGGGGCGAACACCACCTATCTGAAGTCTATTTTCCAGGCCGGTTAA
- a CDS encoding sialate O-acetylesterase codes for MKNQVLGVLLLVLSWVTPAQANVVLPRVLAHNMVLQRNKPLPIWGQAAPGETVAVQFAGQQVSTVADAAGRWQVLLQPLATSSTPAELVISGRNTIRLRNVLVGEVWLASGQSNMEYTMRKNSKATIPATENASPLTELERAHNPLIRIFLVNRKELVKPDSLHRGWSIAQDSALRSFSAPAYFFAKELNQRLNVPIGVISSAVPGSRIEPWIAEAAFQQDSYYATQKVDGDPGKFYEPMIRPLVPFAVRGFLWYQGESNCFLAETSTYTHKMKTLIESWRAAWQDSALPFYYVQLAPFKYSESKDTKVPLNRETLPKFREAQEAVLQLPHTGMIVTTDLATKLDDIHPPFKWEIGRRLALVALASTYARKDVEAAGPVFNGLTLKGKVATISFKPLGARLISKDNNPLTDFQVAGANGVFVPAQARIKGKIVLVSAPGVTEPKAVRFGWHEAAQPNLFSSSGLPARPFRTDKPEVKVSVH; via the coding sequence ATGAAAAACCAAGTACTTGGGGTGTTGCTGTTGGTGCTTAGTTGGGTTACGCCAGCGCAAGCCAACGTGGTCTTGCCGCGGGTGCTGGCCCACAATATGGTACTGCAACGCAACAAGCCCCTCCCGATTTGGGGCCAGGCCGCGCCCGGCGAAACGGTTGCGGTGCAGTTTGCCGGCCAACAGGTAAGTACCGTGGCCGATGCAGCCGGACGCTGGCAGGTACTGTTGCAACCTCTGGCGACTTCCAGCACCCCCGCAGAGCTGGTAATTAGCGGCCGCAATACTATTCGGCTGCGCAATGTGCTGGTGGGCGAAGTGTGGCTGGCTTCGGGACAGTCGAACATGGAGTACACCATGCGCAAGAACAGCAAGGCGACGATTCCGGCTACTGAGAATGCTAGTCCGCTGACGGAGTTGGAGCGCGCTCACAACCCCCTGATTCGCATTTTTCTGGTGAACCGCAAGGAGCTAGTGAAGCCCGACTCGTTGCACCGCGGCTGGAGCATCGCGCAGGATTCGGCTCTACGGTCGTTTTCGGCGCCGGCTTATTTCTTCGCCAAAGAGCTGAACCAGCGCTTGAACGTACCGATTGGTGTTATTTCCTCGGCCGTACCGGGCAGCCGCATCGAGCCCTGGATTGCGGAAGCGGCCTTCCAACAGGATTCGTACTACGCCACCCAAAAAGTGGACGGTGACCCTGGCAAGTTCTACGAGCCCATGATACGACCCTTAGTGCCGTTTGCGGTGCGCGGCTTTTTGTGGTACCAGGGCGAAAGCAACTGCTTTCTGGCCGAAACCAGCACCTACACCCACAAAATGAAGACGCTAATCGAAAGCTGGCGTGCGGCCTGGCAAGATTCGGCCCTGCCCTTCTATTACGTGCAACTAGCCCCCTTCAAGTACTCGGAGTCCAAGGACACCAAAGTTCCTCTCAACCGCGAAACACTGCCTAAATTCCGTGAGGCGCAGGAAGCCGTACTGCAACTGCCGCACACGGGCATGATCGTCACCACCGACCTGGCTACCAAGCTCGACGACATTCACCCGCCGTTCAAGTGGGAAATTGGGCGGCGATTGGCCTTAGTGGCCCTAGCTTCCACCTATGCCCGGAAAGATGTGGAAGCAGCGGGGCCGGTATTCAACGGCCTGACACTGAAAGGCAAGGTGGCAACTATCTCGTTCAAGCCGCTCGGGGCTCGCCTGATTAGCAAGGACAACAATCCGCTTACTGATTTCCAGGTGGCCGGAGCCAATGGGGTGTTCGTGCCGGCCCAAGCGCGCATCAAAGGCAAAATCGTGCTGGTTTCCGCCCCTGGCGTAACCGAGCCCAAAGCGGTGCGCTTCGGCTGGCACGAAGCCGCACAGCCGAATCTGTTTTCCAGTTCGGGGCTACCAGCCCGGCCGTTCCGCACCGACAAGCCCGAAGTTAAGGTCAGTGTTCACTAA
- a CDS encoding DUF6298 domain-containing protein gives MAVAQELTKLSTEAAPTVLTFLQAAPSRQPIPTQTTAPTIDKLKVKPVAKPAYAAPLHVERGVVVRGNALVTGRRQEVPWWNGSARPYGLRNPKPHITRFVPGMTGRGLTDDLPELTDSMRAANVVALAHNYGLWYERRRDDHERVKRMDGEVWPPFYELPFARSGTGTAWDGLSRYDLTKYNRWYWCRLAEFADLADQKGLVLLNQHYFQHNIIEAGAHYADFPWRPVNNINNTGFPEPAPYAGDKRIFMAEQFYDVTDATRRPLHRAYIRQCLNNFVGKSGVIHLIGAEFTGPLAFMQFWLDTIKEWETETGQAATIALSTTKDVQDAILADPARAAVVDVIDINYWHYQADGTTYAPAGGQNLAPRQHARLLKPKRSSFAQVYRAVLEYRKQFPDKAVLYSADSYDAFGWAVLLAGGSLASVPQVSDARFAAAVAGMAPVELSGQPAGQWLMSDNKTGFLVYRESATPVELDLSTLKGTFVVRHIDPKTGKLSTASETVKGGQRITLTKQPVGAEVVWLHKK, from the coding sequence GTGGCCGTGGCGCAGGAGCTAACCAAACTGTCGACGGAGGCTGCCCCTACCGTGCTAACCTTCCTTCAGGCCGCGCCGAGCCGGCAGCCCATCCCCACCCAAACCACGGCTCCCACCATCGACAAGCTGAAGGTGAAGCCGGTAGCCAAGCCTGCGTACGCGGCGCCGCTGCACGTGGAGCGCGGCGTGGTAGTGCGCGGCAACGCCCTCGTGACGGGTCGGCGGCAGGAAGTGCCGTGGTGGAATGGCAGCGCCCGGCCCTACGGGCTGCGCAACCCCAAGCCGCACATCACCCGCTTCGTGCCAGGCATGACTGGCCGCGGCCTCACCGACGACCTACCCGAACTGACGGATTCCATGCGGGCCGCCAACGTGGTGGCTTTGGCGCACAACTACGGCCTGTGGTACGAGCGCCGCCGCGACGACCACGAGCGGGTAAAGCGCATGGATGGCGAGGTATGGCCCCCGTTTTACGAATTGCCCTTCGCCCGTAGCGGCACCGGTACCGCCTGGGACGGCCTCAGTCGCTACGACCTTACCAAGTACAACCGTTGGTATTGGTGCCGCCTGGCCGAGTTTGCCGACCTAGCCGATCAAAAAGGCCTCGTGCTGCTCAATCAGCACTATTTCCAGCACAACATCATCGAAGCCGGCGCCCACTACGCCGACTTTCCGTGGCGGCCCGTCAACAACATCAACAACACCGGCTTCCCCGAACCAGCCCCCTACGCCGGCGACAAGCGCATCTTCATGGCCGAGCAGTTCTACGACGTGACGGATGCCACGCGGCGGCCCTTGCACCGGGCCTACATTCGGCAGTGCCTCAACAACTTCGTGGGCAAGTCCGGCGTGATTCACTTGATTGGGGCCGAGTTTACGGGTCCGCTGGCGTTCATGCAGTTCTGGCTGGATACTATCAAAGAGTGGGAAACGGAAACCGGCCAAGCGGCCACCATTGCCCTGAGTACCACCAAAGACGTGCAAGACGCCATTCTGGCCGATCCCGCCCGGGCCGCCGTGGTTGACGTCATCGATATCAACTACTGGCACTACCAGGCCGACGGCACCACGTACGCGCCAGCAGGCGGCCAGAATCTGGCGCCGCGTCAGCACGCCCGGTTGCTTAAGCCCAAGCGCAGCTCGTTCGCGCAAGTGTATCGGGCCGTGCTCGAATACCGCAAGCAATTCCCCGACAAAGCCGTGCTCTACTCCGCCGACAGCTATGATGCATTCGGGTGGGCGGTGCTGCTCGCGGGTGGGTCGTTGGCCTCGGTGCCGCAAGTTTCGGATGCGCGCTTTGCGGCGGCCGTAGCCGGCATGGCACCCGTAGAGCTAAGCGGCCAGCCGGCCGGCCAGTGGCTGATGAGCGACAATAAAACCGGCTTTTTGGTGTACCGCGAAAGTGCAACGCCGGTCGAGCTTGATTTGTCCACTTTGAAAGGCACGTTCGTGGTCCGACACATCGACCCGAAAACGGGTAAGCTTTCTACTGCCTCTGAAACCGTGAAAGGAGGTCAGCGCATTACCCTAACCAAGCAACCCGTCGGCGCCGAAGTGGTGTGGCTCCACAAGAAATAG